The genomic stretch GAATATTTCTCTGCTACTTTTTGAAAAACTGCAATGATTTCATTTGTAATCTTTTCCAATTTTTTTGGATCATGGCTGCGAACCTCACCTTCCACAATAACTTCTCCAGGGATGACGTTATGAGCCTGTCCCCCAGATATTATGCCGATATTTGCTGTAGTCTCTGCATCAATTCTTCCTTGATGAATCTTTGAAATAGCTTCGCTTGCCACTTGAATAGCATTGATTCCCTTTTCAGGTGAACCTCCTGCATGAGCTTCTTTTCCATAAATAGTAACTTGCCAGGTATTCAAGGCTGGAGCATTTACGATTATTGAACCGATTTCACCGCCGTCCAAAGCGTAACCTATCTTTGAGTTTAGATGAAAATAGTCAAGATGTTTTGCCCCGAGTAACCCGATCTCTTCGCAAATCGTAAATACAACCTCAAGAGGTGCGTAATCAAATTTCTCAATCTGTAATCTTCTGATTGCTTCAACTATCATAACTATTCCCGATTTATCGTCTGCACCAAGTATTGTGGAACCATCGCTGTAAAGAACACCATCTTTTATAATTGGTTTAACATTTTTACCCGGTTTTACAGTATCCATGTGCGCAAAAAGCGAAAGGGGTTCTTTTCCAATTTTTCCGGGAAATTTTGCAATCAAATTACCAACGTTACTATTAACGTTTTTTCCGGCATTATCTATGATGACTTTTGCTCCCATTTCTTCCAAATCGTTTTTCAAAAACATTGCAATTTCAGCTTCATTTTGTGATTCGCTATCAATTTTTACAAGCGAGACAAAATAGTCTACGAGTCTTCTATCCATGTAATCTCCTTATCAAAATATGAATAATCTGGATTGAGTTCTTTATCTAATTTTTTTTTTACAAATTTTCATACCCATTACACCTTGTCAATTAAATTGTTATTTTTGTTGACAAGGTAATCTCGACTCATCAGCAATCAGACAATATGAATATCTATAAAAGTGAAATCAAGAATAAATTCGGAGAGTTTACTATTTTTTTTGAAGCCAAAACAGACGTTTTACTTTACTGTAGCTTTTCCGAAAACACTTTGAGATGGTTAAACCGATTTTATCCTGATTCAAATTTGATCGAATCAAATCAAAATCCGATAATCACCCAATTTCAGGAATATTTTCACGCTGAAAGGAAACATTTCCAATTACCCTATCGGTTATCCGGATCTGATTTTCAGAGAAATGTTTGGAAGTTCGCTTCAGAAATTGAATATGGTAAAACCAAAACATATCAAGAAATTGCTGAGATGTTAGGCAAACCTTTGGCAGCCCGCGCTGTGGGAAACGCTCTCGGTAAAAACCATCTTTTGCTCGTTATCCCTTGCCATCGAGTAGTCAGAAAGGATGGAAATATTGGGGGATTCAGCGGCGGAAAAAAAATTAAGGAGCGGTTACTTTATCACGAAAATAAAAATTCATAAAATAGGATGAAAAAATGAATCGTAGAAAAACAAGGATTATAAATGTTGGTGATGTTGCAATTGGTGGTGATTCCCCTATTTCTGTTCAGTCCATGACAAACACAGATACGAAAAATATTCCCGAAACAGTTAAGCAAATTCGCGAACTAACAAATGCCGGATGTGATATAATTCGCATCGCTGTGCCGGATATGGAAGCTGCCGAGGCTTTTCCGGCAATTATTCAGCAGACCGATATCCCCATCATTGCAGATATTCACTTTGATTATAAATTAGCTATCAAATCAATAGAAAACGGAGCAAGTGCCATTCGGATCAATCCCGGAAATATCGGCAGCAAAGAGCGGGTTTCAAAAGTAATTCGGGCAGCAAAAAAAGCAGGAGTTTCCATCAGAATCGGGGTTAATTCCGGCTCGCTCGAAAAAGATATAAAACAAAAATATGGAGTTTCTGCGGAAGCTCTAACAAAAAGCGCTATGCGTCATATTGAATTCTTTGAGGAAAACGATTTTGTTAATATAAAAATTTCCTTAAAATCTTCATCCGTTCCGATGACTATTGAAAGTTATCAAAAAATGGCACAACTGGTAAATTACCCATTTCATCTTGGAATAACCGAAGCCGGAACAAAGTTTTCGGGGACGATAAAATCCTCAATCGGAATCGGAGCATTGCTCGCTCAGGGAATCGGTGATACTATTCGCGTTTCTCTAACAGACAATCCCATTGAAGAAATCAAAGTGGGGATCGAAATTTTAAAAGCTCTGGGACTCCGAAAAGGGGTGGATTTCATTTCTTGCCCAACTTGTGGCAGAACACAAATCAATATCATTGAGATTGCTCAAAAAATCGAAACAGAAATTTCTAAACTCGGAATAAATCAAGATATTACGATTGCAATTATGGGCTGTATTGTTAATGGACCGGGAGAAGCAAAAGAAGCAGACATCGGGATAGCCGGCGGAAACGGCAAGGCTGTTTTATTCAAAAAAGGTGAAGTCATCCGTTCGATACCTGAAAAAGATATTGTTTCGGAATTAGTTTGGGAAATAAAAAAAATGGTTGAATAAAGACCAATTGCAACCGACAAACATGAACAATAAAAATAAATTAGCAACGGACAAAACCAACAAAACGAACTTTTAGTTTAGCAACGAATCCATAATAGCTTCATTTGAAATTTGAAATTTGAAATTTGAAATTGCAACATCTCATTCTGAACTTCATCCGCCAGCCGGCAGAGATTTATCTCAGATGGAAAAACACGAATAAGAAAAATAAATAATCGCCGGTTGAAGAATATTAATCTTTAATTCTTTGACACAGGAAACACACTTTTTACATGTTGTAACTATTCAAACGAAATATTTCCCGAAAATGGAGTTTTAAGTTCAATGAGAAAAATTTTTATTCTATTTTGCATAACGCTATTTGCAACCAGCACTTTTGCAAGCACTTTTATTCGCGAATTTTCTTTCGAACCAAGTGGGCAAATCCGCAAAGTTCAAGCAAGAGAAGAAACGATTGTAAGTATAAAAGGGGAAATAATTGATGACCTGTTTGCTTCTGCAAAGAATTCCTACTTAAGCGGAAAATACAAACCTGAAAGCACACTTACATCCGAACAAACAAAAAAACTCTATCCCCTAATTACTCTTACAAAATATTACAAAGAACGTTGGGATGGAAATTCGTATTATATGAAAGCAGAATTTGATGTAGATGAAGGAAAAGTATTACGTTATTTTAAAAATATGGACAGAGATTCTGTTGAGGATAAACCCATTTCAATAAAATCAAAAGAAGAGGAAATAAAAAATAAATCCTCCCAAGAAGAAAAAGAAAATCCTCAGATTGAATTCAAAATAAAATCAGACATCGAACCTTTGAAAA from Candidatus Cloacimonadota bacterium encodes the following:
- the ispG gene encoding flavodoxin-dependent (E)-4-hydroxy-3-methylbut-2-enyl-diphosphate synthase, whose translation is MNRRKTRIINVGDVAIGGDSPISVQSMTNTDTKNIPETVKQIRELTNAGCDIIRIAVPDMEAAEAFPAIIQQTDIPIIADIHFDYKLAIKSIENGASAIRINPGNIGSKERVSKVIRAAKKAGVSIRIGVNSGSLEKDIKQKYGVSAEALTKSAMRHIEFFEENDFVNIKISLKSSSVPMTIESYQKMAQLVNYPFHLGITEAGTKFSGTIKSSIGIGALLAQGIGDTIRVSLTDNPIEEIKVGIEILKALGLRKGVDFISCPTCGRTQINIIEIAQKIETEISKLGINQDITIAIMGCIVNGPGEAKEADIGIAGGNGKAVLFKKGEVIRSIPEKDIVSELVWEIKKMVE
- a CDS encoding M20/M25/M40 family metallo-hydrolase gives rise to the protein MDRRLVDYFVSLVKIDSESQNEAEIAMFLKNDLEEMGAKVIIDNAGKNVNSNVGNLIAKFPGKIGKEPLSLFAHMDTVKPGKNVKPIIKDGVLYSDGSTILGADDKSGIVMIVEAIRRLQIEKFDYAPLEVVFTICEEIGLLGAKHLDYFHLNSKIGYALDGGEIGSIIVNAPALNTWQVTIYGKEAHAGGSPEKGINAIQVASEAISKIHQGRIDAETTANIGIISGGQAHNVIPGEVIVEGEVRSHDPKKLEKITNEIIAVFQKVAEKYSVKLNETVVRASIKEEIQNDFPFLKIDSNGKAIKISKDAAVAIGLESQITSSGGGSDANVLFGNGICAPILGTGMHSVHSKDEFIKIEDLEKGTEWITEIIKQFSK
- a CDS encoding methylated-DNA--[protein]-cysteine S-methyltransferase, coding for MNIYKSEIKNKFGEFTIFFEAKTDVLLYCSFSENTLRWLNRFYPDSNLIESNQNPIITQFQEYFHAERKHFQLPYRLSGSDFQRNVWKFASEIEYGKTKTYQEIAEMLGKPLAARAVGNALGKNHLLLVIPCHRVVRKDGNIGGFSGGKKIKERLLYHENKNS